From Polyodon spathula isolate WHYD16114869_AA chromosome 24, ASM1765450v1, whole genome shotgun sequence, one genomic window encodes:
- the LOC121298623 gene encoding bombesin-like, with amino-acid sequence MSEVTVHRICQLGFFTYLFLFSYISVTTSVSLDLTELRNKVAKINVSPRGNLWATGHFMGKKSVLDSPVFDSPDQPSVNSLREALDRNMNAQEIWELITQEVLKIALKAQQHDTRGKVDVRDQETGLLMKILENYIQNT; translated from the exons ATGTCTGAAGTTACGGTGCACCGGATCTGCCAGCTCGGGTTCTTTACTTACTTGTTTCTATTTTCTTACATCTCGGTGACTACATCAGTAAGCTTAGATCTAACTGAACTGAGAAACAAAGTTGCAAAGATTAACGTTAGCCCAAGAGGAAACCTATGGGCAACCG GCCATTTCATGGGTAAGAAGAGTGTGCTGGACAGCCCGGTATTTGACTCGCCTGACCAGCCGTCTGTGAACTCGCTCAGGGAGGCTCTGGATCGCAACATGAACGCGCAGGAGATCTGGGAGCTCATCACACAGGAGGTGCTGAAAATCGCCCTGAAAGCGCAGCAGCATGATACTAGAGGGAAAGTAGACGTAAGAGACCAG GAGACTGGTTTATTAATGAAGATACTGGAAAACTACATTCAAAACACCTGA
- the kti12 gene encoding protein KTI12 homolog — protein sequence MPLVVMCGFPCSGKSRRTQELKEYILKNTDRKVHVVGDETVGIEQNSVYADSQKEKNLRGELRADVERKVNKDDVVILDSLNYIKGYRYELFCLIKHAQTPHCLIYCLTTPDDSSAWNNNRACEKQYTQQILDALVMRFEAPDSRNRWDSPLFTIQKDDTLPFEAISDAIFHKKAPPPNQSTQSQPLSSSNFLYELDKVTQDVVTAVLNAQKTSVPGDLIAVPEASEKIELTRSLNMAELRKLRRQFISYTKMHPTENIGKIANMFVQYLNKSIH from the exons ATGCCGCTGGTAGTGATGTGTGGGTTTCCTTGTAGCGGGAAGAGCCGCAGAACACAAGAATTAAAAGAATATATACTGAAGAACACGGACCGGAAAGTCCACGTCGTGGGAGACGAGACTGTGGGAATTGAACAAAACTCAGTGTATGCAG ATTCCCAGAAAGAGAAAAACCTAAGGGGAGAATTACGAGCTGATGTTGAAAG gAAAGTTAACAAAGATGATGTTGTAATTTTAGATTCACTCAACTACATTAAAG gttacAGATATGAACTTTTTTGTCTTATCAAACACGCACAGACTCCACACTGTCTG ATATATTGCTTGACAACGCCAGACGATAGCTCTGCTTGGAACAACAACAGAGCATGTGAAAAGCAGTACACCCAACAAAT TTTAGATGCCCTTGTTATGAGGTTTGAAGCACCCGACTCACGGAACAGATGGGACAGCCCCCTGTTTACCATACAGAAAGACGATACCCTACCTTTTGAAGCAATCTCTGATGCTATCTTCCACAAAAAAGCACCTCCGCCTAACCAGTCTACACAAAGC CAACCTCTTTCATCTTCAAACTTTTTGTACGAATTGGACAAAGTTACCCAGGATGTGGTGACG GCTGTATTAAATGCACAAAAGACAAGCGTCCCTGGAGATCTTATAGCTGTACCCGAAGCCTCGGAGAAA ATCGAGCTGACCAGAAGCCTGAACATGGCAGAGCTACGAAAACTGCGGCGTCAGTTTATCAGCTACA